A section of the Ignavibacteriales bacterium genome encodes:
- a CDS encoding transketolase — translation MSKANQKSGKQTNKADKNFDQYKNEVIADYKLAVESREASLLGRKEVLTGKAKFGIFGDGKEIAQLAMAKAFKKGDFRSGYYRDQTFAFATDMFTIKEWFAQLYADTDVEHDPASAGRMMNSHFATRSLDEKGNWKNLMEIKNSSPDISPTASQMQRLLGLAYASKLYRNNEQLHSMTEFTDKGNEVAFGTIGNASCAEGMFFETINAAAVLMVPMAISIWDDGYGISVPNKYQVAKSNISEVLKGYEYDEESGQGFKIYIGKGWDYEGLCKIYEEGIQVCREKHIPVMFHIQEVTQPQGHSTSGSHERYKSPERLQWEKDMDCITKMREWMLSNAIAEEKELDEIEAEAKKFVKESQKQAWDEFLDPIKKDANETGELFLAVADKSTAKDDIKVVYDSLKNSLDKNRKVISSAVMDVLRLSRNDDTPERNSLIDWYNEFNKKNFERYSSYLYSESEHNALSVPEVKPVYSDGAERLNGSEVLNAFFMKAFERDPRIFAIGEDIGKLGDVNQGMVGIQEKFGDLRLTDTGIREATIVGQGIGSAMRGLKPIIEIQYLDYLLYGLQIISDDLATVLYRTKGGQKAPMIVRTRGHRLEGIWHSGSPMSAVLGSFRGLYVCVPRNMTKAAGFYNTLLQSDEPGLIVERLNAYRLKEALPDNIGDITVPLGVPEVVKEGTDITIVTYGACVDIVSDAVNKLDDVNISCEIIDVQTLIPFDINAVIKKSLKKTNRVLFVDEDVPGGASAYMMQKVVDEQEGWRYLDSKPSCLPGQEHRPAYGTDGDYFSKPNAEDVFRAVYNIMNEADPSSYPMFY, via the coding sequence ATGTCGAAAGCTAACCAAAAATCAGGTAAACAGACCAATAAAGCAGACAAGAATTTTGATCAGTATAAAAACGAAGTAATTGCGGATTATAAGCTTGCCGTCGAAAGCAGGGAAGCCAGCCTCCTTGGCAGGAAGGAAGTTCTCACCGGGAAAGCTAAATTTGGAATATTTGGCGACGGTAAAGAGATAGCCCAGCTGGCTATGGCAAAAGCCTTTAAAAAGGGTGATTTCCGCTCAGGTTATTACCGCGACCAGACTTTTGCTTTCGCAACAGATATGTTTACCATTAAAGAATGGTTTGCTCAATTATACGCCGACACGGACGTTGAACATGATCCTGCATCTGCAGGAAGGATGATGAATTCACACTTTGCGACACGGAGCCTGGATGAGAAAGGTAATTGGAAGAACTTAATGGAGATAAAAAACTCCTCGCCTGATATCTCACCCACAGCCAGCCAGATGCAGAGACTGCTCGGTTTGGCTTACGCATCCAAATTATATAGAAATAACGAACAACTTCATTCCATGACCGAATTTACCGACAAAGGAAATGAAGTTGCTTTTGGCACTATCGGTAATGCCAGTTGCGCGGAAGGAATGTTCTTCGAAACCATAAACGCCGCCGCGGTTCTTATGGTCCCGATGGCAATATCGATCTGGGATGACGGCTATGGTATCTCCGTTCCTAATAAATACCAGGTAGCGAAATCAAATATTTCCGAAGTCTTAAAAGGTTACGAATACGATGAGGAATCCGGGCAGGGCTTTAAAATATACATTGGTAAAGGCTGGGATTACGAGGGACTTTGTAAAATTTATGAGGAGGGGATACAGGTGTGCCGTGAGAAGCACATCCCTGTAATGTTCCATATTCAGGAAGTCACTCAGCCTCAAGGACACTCTACTTCAGGGTCCCATGAGCGCTATAAATCACCCGAGCGCCTTCAATGGGAAAAAGACATGGACTGCATAACTAAAATGCGCGAATGGATGCTTTCGAACGCTATTGCCGAAGAGAAGGAACTTGATGAAATAGAAGCCGAAGCAAAGAAGTTCGTTAAAGAATCACAAAAGCAAGCGTGGGATGAATTTCTCGATCCGATCAAAAAAGATGCTAATGAAACCGGTGAACTCTTCCTCGCGGTTGCTGATAAGAGTACGGCAAAGGATGACATTAAAGTTGTCTATGACTCGTTAAAGAATTCTCTAGACAAAAATAGAAAAGTTATCTCGTCGGCAGTTATGGATGTCCTACGCCTTTCTAGAAATGATGATACACCTGAAAGAAATTCTCTTATTGATTGGTATAACGAATTTAACAAGAAGAATTTTGAGAGATACAGTTCATATCTGTACAGCGAATCTGAGCATAATGCTTTGAGTGTACCAGAGGTCAAACCTGTTTATAGTGATGGAGCTGAAAGACTAAACGGCAGTGAAGTTCTTAACGCTTTCTTCATGAAGGCATTCGAGCGTGACCCGAGGATCTTTGCGATTGGTGAAGACATAGGAAAGCTCGGCGATGTAAACCAGGGAATGGTTGGTATACAGGAAAAGTTCGGCGATCTGCGTCTTACTGATACGGGTATTCGTGAAGCTACAATTGTAGGCCAGGGTATCGGTTCGGCAATGAGAGGACTCAAACCAATTATTGAAATCCAGTATCTCGATTATCTTCTCTATGGATTGCAAATTATTAGTGATGACCTTGCAACCGTACTTTATCGAACAAAGGGTGGACAGAAAGCCCCGATGATAGTTCGTACACGCGGACACCGACTCGAAGGTATTTGGCACTCCGGTTCACCAATGAGTGCTGTACTCGGTTCTTTTCGCGGTTTATATGTTTGTGTACCTCGTAACATGACAAAAGCAGCCGGTTTTTATAACACACTTCTCCAGTCAGACGAGCCCGGCTTAATTGTCGAGCGTCTTAATGCTTATCGTTTGAAAGAAGCTCTCCCGGATAATATTGGCGATATTACAGTGCCGCTCGGTGTTCCGGAAGTGGTCAAAGAGGGAACGGATATTACTATTGTTACCTATGGGGCTTGTGTAGACATTGTATCCGATGCCGTTAATAAGCTCGATGATGTTAACATCTCTTGCGAAATTATTGATGTGCAAACACTCATACCTTTTGACATTAATGCCGTCATTAAAAAATCACTGAAGAAAACAAATAGAGTTCTATTTGTCGATGAGGACGTCCCGGGTGGTGCATCAGCATATATGATGCAGAAGGTGGTTGATGAGCAGGAAGGATGGCGCTACCTTGATTCGAAACCGTCTTGTCTCCCGGGGCAGGAACACAGACCCGCCTACGGTACGGACGGGGATTATTTCTCAAAACCAAATGCTGAGGACGTATTCAGGGCCGTTTATAATATTATGAATGAAGCAGATCCTTCAAGTTATCCAATGTTCTATTGA
- a CDS encoding sigma-70 family RNA polymerase sigma factor has translation MRQNKISDGEILKGIQSGEAKKINLCLEYLYKSNYPIISRFILGNNGNETEAQDIFQDAIIVFYEKVQKGNLELSCNITTYLYSVSRNLWLKRLKSKMRSSLRIEDIQEFVPVDDEASEIDNEKVLQTLNNLINKLSKKCKEILIAFYYDNMSMRKIMNLEGYKSEQAMKNKKYKCMKELMNIMDSSMQKRNILKEFLSL, from the coding sequence TTGAGGCAGAACAAAATAAGTGACGGGGAGATTTTAAAGGGAATTCAATCAGGGGAAGCTAAGAAAATTAACCTTTGTCTTGAGTATCTTTATAAATCAAATTACCCTATTATATCAAGGTTTATTCTCGGCAATAACGGGAATGAGACCGAAGCACAGGATATTTTCCAAGATGCAATTATTGTATTTTATGAAAAGGTGCAAAAAGGCAATCTTGAACTATCCTGTAATATTACGACATATCTTTACTCGGTATCAAGAAATCTATGGCTTAAAAGGCTTAAGAGTAAAATGAGATCTTCTTTAAGAATAGAAGATATACAGGAATTTGTACCCGTAGATGATGAGGCAAGTGAAATTGACAATGAAAAAGTACTTCAAACGCTAAACAATCTAATTAACAAACTCAGTAAAAAATGCAAAGAGATCCTTATAGCATTTTACTATGATAATATGTCAATGAGAAAGATCATGAATCTCGAAGGATATAAAAGTGAACAAGCCATGAAAAACAAAAAATATAAATGTATGAAAGAATTAATGAACATTATGGATTCTTCCATGCAAAAGCGAAATATATTAAAAGAGTTTCTAAGTTTATGA
- a CDS encoding DinB family protein — protein MEFETYDILFGKKLDSLKEELLAYKNEEDIWKLHGDIKNTPANLAMHLCGNLKHFFGAIIGNTGYERNRDYEFTVKDLSRDEIVKEIESTKEAIMPVLKSLSLDDLNKKYPTDDFGENLTVGWVITGLGYHLGYHLGQINYHRRMFNY, from the coding sequence ATGGAATTTGAAACTTACGACATATTGTTCGGTAAGAAGCTCGACTCTTTGAAGGAAGAGCTCCTTGCATATAAGAACGAAGAGGATATCTGGAAACTCCACGGTGATATCAAAAACACTCCCGCAAATCTTGCCATGCACCTCTGTGGCAACCTTAAACATTTTTTTGGTGCAATTATTGGCAATACCGGCTACGAACGTAACAGAGATTACGAATTCACCGTGAAAGACTTATCACGGGATGAAATAGTTAAGGAAATTGAATCGACTAAAGAAGCGATTATGCCTGTTTTGAAAAGCCTTTCACTGGATGATCTGAATAAGAAATATCCAACTGATGACTTTGGAGAAAATCTGACTGTCGGCTGGGTAATAACGGGATTGGGGTATCACTTAGGATATCATCTTGGACAGATAAATTATCACCGAAGGATGTTTAACTATTGA